A stretch of Flexivirga aerilata DNA encodes these proteins:
- the argS gene encoding arginine--tRNA ligase — protein sequence MIDPTLALTARVQEAIAAAFGAQWREADPVIRPANPRQSDADFQANAAMALAKQVGKPPREVAQAIVDALPTDDDLIDTVEIAGPGFLNIWLRTDWIAQAATTELADDRLGIPTPAQETVVVDYSSVNAAKEMHVAHLRSAVVGDSLVRTLEALGHNVIRQNHLGDWGTAFGMLIEHLLEVGEGSDEAKLLETDPNAFYRAARAKFDASDKAEPPGSAGDFATRARKRVATLQSGDADSLRLWNEIMDLSKVYLNRVYTQLGVTLTDDDIRGESSYNDELAEVCDSMEAKGIAVVSDGALCIFQDEFIGRDDKPVPLIIRKSDGGYGYATTDLATIRHRSLHLHADRALYVVGAPQNLHFRMVWSAADKAGWIKGTEPIHVQIGNVVGPDGKILRTRSGDLISLQFLVDSALERAAEVVAESRPDLDEQTRATIAHQVGIGAIKYADLSVSHDSGYTFDLDRMLALQGNTGPYLQYATARLRSILGRVDAADPKGPIVLTEPAERALALRLLEFGAVVAQIGVTLEPHRLAAYLYELASAFTTFYEHCPVLKAEPAEVRDSRIALCALTLRVLVRGLDLLGIEAPEQM from the coding sequence ATGATCGATCCGACCCTTGCCCTGACCGCGCGCGTCCAGGAGGCGATTGCCGCCGCCTTCGGTGCGCAGTGGCGAGAGGCCGACCCGGTGATCCGTCCGGCGAACCCGCGCCAGTCGGACGCCGACTTCCAGGCCAACGCGGCGATGGCCCTCGCCAAGCAGGTGGGCAAGCCCCCGCGCGAGGTGGCGCAGGCCATCGTGGACGCGCTGCCCACCGACGACGACCTGATCGACACAGTCGAGATCGCCGGCCCAGGCTTCCTCAACATCTGGCTGCGCACCGACTGGATCGCGCAGGCCGCGACCACCGAGCTGGCCGACGACCGGCTCGGCATACCCACGCCGGCGCAGGAGACGGTCGTCGTCGACTACTCCTCCGTCAACGCCGCCAAGGAGATGCACGTCGCGCACCTGCGCAGTGCGGTCGTCGGCGACTCGCTGGTGCGCACGCTGGAAGCCTTGGGGCACAACGTGATCCGGCAAAACCATCTCGGCGACTGGGGCACCGCCTTCGGCATGCTCATCGAGCACCTGCTCGAGGTCGGCGAGGGCAGCGACGAGGCCAAGCTGCTGGAGACCGACCCCAACGCGTTCTACCGGGCCGCCCGTGCCAAGTTCGACGCATCCGACAAGGCCGAACCGCCAGGATCCGCAGGCGATTTCGCGACCCGCGCTCGCAAGCGGGTCGCCACTCTGCAGAGCGGTGACGCCGACAGCCTCCGGCTCTGGAACGAGATCATGGACCTGTCGAAGGTCTATCTCAACCGGGTCTACACCCAGCTCGGCGTCACCCTCACTGACGACGACATCCGCGGCGAATCGTCCTACAACGACGAGCTCGCCGAGGTCTGCGACTCGATGGAGGCCAAGGGCATCGCGGTCGTCAGCGACGGCGCGCTGTGCATCTTCCAGGACGAGTTCATCGGCCGGGACGACAAGCCGGTGCCGCTCATCATCCGCAAGTCCGACGGCGGATACGGTTACGCCACAACCGATTTGGCGACCATCCGGCACAGGTCCCTCCACCTGCACGCCGACCGGGCGTTGTATGTCGTGGGCGCCCCGCAGAACCTCCACTTCCGGATGGTCTGGTCGGCCGCCGACAAGGCCGGCTGGATCAAGGGCACCGAGCCGATCCACGTGCAGATCGGCAACGTCGTCGGCCCGGACGGCAAGATCCTGCGCACCCGCTCGGGTGACCTGATCTCACTGCAGTTCCTGGTGGACTCAGCGCTGGAGCGTGCGGCCGAGGTGGTCGCCGAGTCACGTCCCGACCTCGACGAGCAGACGAGGGCGACCATCGCCCACCAGGTCGGCATCGGCGCGATCAAGTATGCCGATCTGTCGGTCTCGCACGACTCGGGCTACACCTTCGACCTGGACCGCATGCTCGCGCTGCAGGGCAACACCGGTCCCTATCTGCAGTATGCGACGGCTCGGCTGCGCTCGATCCTCGGCCGGGTCGACGCGGCCGACCCCAAGGGCCCGATCGTGCTCACCGAGCCGGCCGAGCGCGCACTTGCCTTGCGGTTGTTGGAGTTTGGCGCAGTCGTGGCCCAGATCGGGGTGACTCTCGAGCCGCACCGACTGGCGGCATACCTCTATGAGCTGGCGTCGGCGTTCACGACCTTCTACGAGCACTGCCCGGTGCTGAAGGCCGAGCCCGCCGAGGTGCGCGACAGCCGGATCGCGTTGTGCGCGCTGACTCTTCGAGTGCTCGTGCGCGGTCTCGACCTGCTCGGCATCGAGGCGCCCGAGCAGATGTGA
- a CDS encoding alpha/beta hydrolase, producing the protein MNRRPARLTSLGAASALLATSGVVYAATAADAAAPAAGGLSPNGANLTTYTSQQLTWDAALCPKEVRTLGKAAARTQCAKVVAPKDYSDPGKGDISLMVTRTTGQTPAAAPRYVFTNPGGPGGPAARFSVLVAALSPLGRNETVIGVDPRGTGESTPVSCAPARSRVTDDRQLSDADVRTLQTATRKMVDDCVAAHGDYLPYITTDNTARDQELVRRLLGTKTVDYYGVSAGTWLGARYATLFPEQVGRFVLDSNTDFTGTFQESFAYQPMGFQRRFGAQFVPWAARHDATYRLGSTPQEVQATFDRVRAAAGKGKLGYFTPNVIDNVMAQQMYSDRSFVTAAKFLGFLDEAADGDRTALYRAFMLLQGGSDSYPDNRESTTFMATTCNDTDWNKDPNSYVAAARSAGPKFPLTGYRQVVNPCAYWPYKATNTTVDLSKAPAIMMVNATVDPATPYEGAVKAHKASPNTVLLTVTDQGAHGAVLGSKNTCVTDAAYGFLTKGTALQGDAVCPGVPLPDDDKVYPVGPKVTGPRPDAAQPTPKPEEKKLPDLADTLIKLLEKFVGDILGGPHH; encoded by the coding sequence ATGAACCGCCGCCCCGCCCGCCTCACCTCGCTCGGTGCCGCGTCCGCGCTGCTGGCCACCTCAGGTGTCGTGTATGCCGCGACTGCCGCAGACGCCGCGGCCCCGGCTGCCGGCGGACTGTCACCGAACGGCGCCAACCTGACGACATACACCTCGCAGCAGCTCACGTGGGACGCCGCGCTCTGCCCGAAGGAAGTGCGCACGCTCGGCAAGGCCGCCGCACGCACACAGTGCGCGAAAGTCGTTGCACCCAAGGACTATTCGGACCCCGGCAAGGGCGACATCTCGTTGATGGTCACGCGCACGACCGGGCAGACCCCGGCGGCTGCACCACGTTACGTCTTCACCAACCCGGGCGGACCGGGCGGTCCCGCCGCCCGCTTCTCGGTGCTGGTCGCGGCACTCTCGCCGCTCGGCCGCAACGAGACGGTGATCGGCGTCGATCCACGCGGCACCGGCGAGAGCACCCCGGTCAGCTGCGCGCCGGCCCGGTCCCGCGTCACCGACGACCGGCAGCTGAGCGATGCCGACGTGCGCACGTTGCAGACCGCCACCCGGAAGATGGTCGACGACTGCGTTGCCGCGCACGGCGACTACCTGCCGTACATCACGACCGACAACACCGCTCGCGACCAGGAGCTGGTGCGCCGGTTGCTCGGCACGAAAACCGTCGACTACTACGGTGTCTCCGCCGGCACCTGGCTCGGTGCCCGCTACGCGACCCTCTTCCCCGAGCAGGTGGGCCGGTTCGTACTCGACAGCAACACCGACTTCACCGGCACCTTCCAGGAGAGCTTCGCCTATCAGCCGATGGGCTTCCAGCGGCGGTTCGGCGCGCAGTTCGTGCCGTGGGCGGCCCGCCACGATGCGACCTACCGGCTGGGCTCGACCCCGCAGGAGGTGCAGGCGACCTTCGACCGGGTGCGAGCCGCGGCCGGCAAGGGGAAGCTCGGCTACTTCACCCCCAACGTGATCGACAACGTGATGGCGCAGCAGATGTACTCGGACAGGAGTTTCGTCACGGCCGCGAAGTTCCTCGGCTTCCTCGACGAGGCCGCGGACGGCGACCGCACCGCGCTCTACCGGGCGTTCATGCTCCTGCAGGGCGGGTCGGACAGCTACCCCGACAACCGGGAGAGCACGACCTTCATGGCGACCACCTGCAACGACACCGACTGGAACAAGGACCCCAATTCGTATGTCGCAGCGGCACGTTCGGCCGGGCCGAAGTTCCCGCTGACCGGCTACCGGCAGGTCGTGAACCCGTGCGCATACTGGCCCTACAAGGCGACCAACACCACGGTCGACCTGTCGAAGGCGCCCGCGATCATGATGGTGAACGCGACGGTGGACCCGGCCACGCCATACGAAGGCGCGGTGAAGGCGCACAAGGCGTCGCCCAATACGGTGCTGCTGACCGTCACCGATCAGGGCGCGCACGGCGCGGTCCTCGGCAGCAAGAACACCTGCGTGACCGACGCGGCATACGGCTTCCTGACGAAAGGCACTGCGCTCCAAGGCGATGCGGTGTGCCCCGGGGTGCCGCTGCCGGACGACGACAAGGTCTACCCGGTCGGTCCGAAGGTGACCGGACCGCGGCCGGATGCCGCGCAGCCGACGCCGAAGCCCGAGGAGAAGAAGTTGCCGGACCTCGCCGACACGCTGATCAAGCTGCTGGAGAAGTTCGTCGGCGACATCCTCGGCGGCCCGCACCACTGA
- a CDS encoding MbtH family NRPS accessory protein — MSGPSDSGLFFVLVGRVERLTIWPVGSSIPADWRVAFGPGTHQQCEEYVERHRGETHPKGVPATAWQVPERLTS; from the coding sequence ATGTCCGGCCCGTCGGATTCGGGTTTGTTCTTCGTGCTCGTCGGCCGCGTCGAGCGGCTCACGATCTGGCCCGTCGGGTCGTCGATCCCCGCCGACTGGCGGGTGGCGTTCGGTCCCGGCACCCATCAGCAGTGCGAGGAGTATGTCGAGCGGCACCGCGGGGAGACCCATCCCAAGGGTGTGCCGGCCACCGCCTGGCAGGTGCCCGAGCGGCTCACCAGCTGA
- the galE gene encoding UDP-glucose 4-epimerase GalE gives MRVLVSGGAGYIGSHTVLALLDHGHDAVIVDDFANSKPTVLGRLEALSGKQIPLHSFDLTDADKTERLFAQEEFDAVIHFAGHKAVGESVAKPLEYYRNNLDSTFSLARAMTRHGVDRLVFSSSATVYGDHAPVPYHEDYQPLSASSPYGRTKVMIEQVLTDIAAISEGWKVALLRYFNPVGAHPSGRIGEDPQGVPNNLMPFIAQVAVGRRDKLTVFGDDYPTADGTAERDYIHVMDLAEGHVVALEHLESMQKPVRPFNLGTGTGTSVLEMLHAFERAVGRELPYEVAGRRAGDLPAYWADATRAQQELGWHATRTIDDMCADTWRWQSDNPQGFPDA, from the coding sequence ATGCGTGTCCTCGTCTCCGGCGGTGCCGGCTACATCGGCTCCCACACCGTGCTCGCCCTGCTCGACCACGGCCACGACGCGGTGATCGTCGACGACTTCGCCAACAGCAAGCCGACCGTGCTCGGACGGTTGGAGGCGTTGTCCGGCAAGCAGATCCCGCTGCACTCCTTCGACCTGACCGACGCCGACAAGACCGAGCGGCTCTTCGCGCAGGAGGAGTTTGACGCGGTCATCCACTTCGCCGGCCACAAGGCCGTCGGCGAGAGCGTCGCCAAACCGCTCGAGTACTACCGCAACAACCTCGACAGCACCTTCTCCCTGGCCCGTGCGATGACGAGGCACGGCGTGGACCGGCTGGTCTTCTCCTCGTCGGCGACGGTCTACGGCGACCACGCGCCGGTGCCCTATCACGAGGATTACCAGCCGCTTTCGGCTTCCTCGCCATACGGCAGGACGAAGGTGATGATCGAGCAGGTGCTCACCGACATCGCGGCGATCAGCGAGGGCTGGAAGGTCGCGCTGCTGCGCTACTTCAACCCGGTGGGCGCACATCCGTCGGGCCGGATCGGCGAGGACCCGCAGGGCGTGCCCAACAACCTGATGCCCTTCATCGCGCAGGTCGCGGTGGGCCGTCGCGACAAGCTGACCGTCTTCGGCGACGACTACCCGACCGCCGACGGGACCGCCGAACGCGACTACATCCACGTGATGGACCTGGCCGAAGGGCACGTCGTCGCGCTCGAGCACCTCGAGTCGATGCAGAAGCCGGTGCGGCCGTTCAACCTCGGCACGGGCACCGGCACCTCGGTGCTGGAGATGCTGCACGCCTTCGAGCGCGCCGTCGGGCGGGAGTTGCCCTACGAGGTCGCGGGACGTCGCGCCGGTGACCTGCCGGCCTACTGGGCGGACGCGACGCGGGCGCAGCAGGAGCTCGGCTGGCACGCGACCCGCACCATCGACGACATGTGCGCGGACACCTGGCGGTGGCAGTCGGACAACCCGCAAGGTTTCCCGGACGCCTGA
- the paaK gene encoding phenylacetate--CoA ligase PaaK: MTTPQLYDAAERWSLDELRAHQLARLQETVAHAYAHVPHYRNALDVSGVRPEDIRSLDDVRLLPFTGKAELRDNYPFGMFAVPRPQVVRVHASSGTTGSPTVVGYTRDDIDTWAGLVARSLFAAGVRPGDIVQVAYGYGLFTGGLGAHYGAERLGCTVVPMSGGQTARQVQLLRDFGARAIMVTPSYFLSILDEMTAQGIDPAALPLSTGVFGAEPWTDAMRAEIEQRAGIDAVDIYGLSEVMGPGVAQECVETKDGPTIWEDHFLPEIIDPVSGEPVPDGEEGELVFTSLTKQAMPVLRYRTRDLTRLLPGTARPSFRRMAKITGRSDDLMIVRGVNVFPTQIEELALAHEGLSPYFQCVLTRPGRMDELTVNVEAAEGFSASEWPAVETALAAQIKDRIGTTATVTVLPPGGIERSVGKARRIVDQRPR; this comes from the coding sequence ATGACGACACCGCAGCTGTATGACGCCGCCGAGCGGTGGTCACTGGATGAGTTGCGGGCCCACCAGCTCGCCAGGTTGCAGGAGACGGTCGCGCACGCCTACGCGCACGTGCCGCACTACCGCAACGCGCTCGACGTCTCAGGCGTCCGGCCCGAGGACATCCGGTCACTGGACGACGTGCGGCTGCTGCCGTTCACCGGCAAGGCGGAGTTGCGCGACAACTACCCCTTCGGGATGTTCGCGGTGCCGCGCCCGCAAGTGGTGCGCGTGCACGCCTCGAGCGGCACCACGGGCTCGCCGACCGTCGTCGGTTACACCCGCGACGACATCGACACCTGGGCGGGGCTGGTCGCCCGGTCGCTCTTCGCGGCCGGCGTGCGACCGGGCGACATCGTGCAGGTCGCTTACGGGTACGGGCTGTTCACCGGTGGTCTCGGCGCCCACTACGGCGCCGAGCGGCTCGGCTGCACGGTCGTGCCGATGTCGGGTGGCCAGACCGCCAGGCAGGTGCAGCTGCTGCGCGACTTCGGCGCGCGGGCGATCATGGTGACCCCGTCATACTTCCTGTCGATCCTGGACGAGATGACCGCGCAGGGCATCGACCCCGCCGCACTCCCTTTGTCGACAGGCGTTTTCGGCGCCGAGCCGTGGACCGACGCGATGCGGGCCGAGATCGAGCAGCGGGCCGGGATCGACGCGGTCGACATCTACGGTCTGTCCGAGGTGATGGGTCCGGGCGTCGCCCAGGAGTGCGTCGAGACCAAGGACGGGCCGACGATCTGGGAGGACCACTTCCTGCCCGAAATCATCGACCCGGTCAGCGGCGAGCCCGTGCCCGATGGCGAGGAGGGCGAGCTGGTCTTCACCTCGCTCACCAAGCAGGCGATGCCGGTGCTGCGCTATCGCACCCGCGACCTGACGCGGCTGCTGCCCGGGACCGCCCGGCCGAGCTTCCGCCGGATGGCGAAGATCACCGGCCGCAGCGACGACCTGATGATCGTGCGCGGGGTCAACGTGTTCCCGACCCAGATCGAGGAGCTGGCCCTCGCCCACGAGGGACTCTCGCCATACTTTCAATGCGTGCTGACGCGACCGGGACGGATGGACGAGCTGACGGTGAATGTCGAAGCGGCCGAAGGGTTTTCGGCGAGCGAATGGCCAGCCGTCGAGACCGCACTGGCGGCGCAGATCAAGGACCGCATCGGCACCACCGCCACCGTGACGGTGCTGCCGCCCGGCGGCATCGAGCGGTCGGTCGGCAAGGCACGGCGCATCGTCGATCAGCGACCGCGGTGA
- the paaI gene encoding hydroxyphenylacetyl-CoA thioesterase PaaI — protein MSDPLDHVMAMWRSDDASAALGIELLDIGVDDGLGYARTRMTVTARQVNGHNIAHGGFIFALADSTFAVACNASGRPTVASGAEIDFITPGNLGDVLVADARERTTYGRSGITDVTVRRESDAEIVAEFRGRSRSLRS, from the coding sequence ATGAGCGACCCGTTGGACCACGTCATGGCGATGTGGCGGTCCGATGACGCGTCGGCAGCCCTCGGCATCGAACTGCTCGACATCGGCGTCGACGACGGCCTCGGCTATGCACGCACCCGGATGACGGTGACCGCGCGGCAGGTCAACGGCCACAACATCGCGCACGGCGGATTCATCTTCGCCCTCGCGGACTCGACCTTCGCGGTGGCCTGCAACGCCTCGGGCCGTCCGACCGTGGCGTCCGGCGCGGAGATCGACTTCATCACCCCGGGCAACCTGGGCGACGTGCTGGTCGCCGACGCCCGCGAACGCACCACCTACGGCCGCTCGGGCATCACCGACGTGACGGTGCGCCGCGAGAGCGATGCAGAGATCGTCGCCGAGTTCCGCGGCCGGTCCAGGTCGCTGCGCTCATGA
- a CDS encoding S53 family peptidase has translation MKRRQIAVATVAVTTAFGLVGVGSATAANGGGGNGDVKLANSGRSAIAANGAFADQGAAPATASLALALQVPLRNENIRQTMLANGAVISPAQYARMFASSPKDLKKVADWAAKKGFTVTGTNANAGTVSVTGSVATANKAFKLKLRKTAVDGRRGITPDTDPTVPAGIGVTGISGLNTLATFAPPPQQKIATKKAPKTGAVPRTGAAPAQNQYCSDFWGQNLAVTGKKYPNMSNVQCPLPPQAAVSLYGMQGAANATPTLGILLWGDDPNAVTNANVLAKATNSPPLTTYSKVVERPNNNMNRCEDGSGEQNLDVQSTHAIAPKANIRYYGAASCAFSDTTASLAKAVNEHKVTTMSLSFGAPEKLVDSASLSGFNRVAQQATLTGISVVVCSMDSGDYSTDPGVKVKGVAFPASSPFVTAVGGTAVGVTQTGGRLFTVGWESKWWRQPNPGTTAGMTQTYGGQNSIGAGGGVSSAFAQPGWQKGRVKGSTTMRAVPDVAALADPLTGLAIAYGPSEAEIANGGGTSQAAPLVAAMVGASKSITKRNFGNAAPMLYRLGSAALLDVTGPTGTYGGWYGTWDDGAQRIAGVGDTPDSLRFGAGWDNVTGLGEPKGQAFLTGLGG, from the coding sequence ATGAAGCGTCGACAGATCGCTGTCGCGACCGTCGCAGTGACGACGGCTTTCGGCCTCGTCGGGGTCGGCTCCGCGACCGCGGCCAACGGCGGTGGCGGGAACGGTGACGTCAAGCTCGCCAACTCCGGCCGCTCGGCCATCGCTGCCAACGGTGCGTTCGCCGACCAGGGCGCCGCTCCGGCGACCGCCAGCCTCGCGCTCGCACTGCAGGTGCCGCTGCGCAACGAGAACATCCGGCAGACCATGCTGGCCAACGGCGCGGTCATCTCGCCGGCGCAGTACGCCCGGATGTTCGCCTCGTCGCCGAAGGACCTCAAGAAGGTGGCCGACTGGGCCGCCAAGAAGGGCTTCACGGTCACCGGCACCAACGCCAACGCGGGCACCGTGTCGGTCACCGGCTCGGTCGCAACCGCCAACAAGGCGTTCAAGCTCAAGTTGCGCAAGACCGCCGTCGACGGCCGCCGCGGGATCACCCCCGACACCGACCCGACGGTGCCGGCCGGCATCGGCGTCACCGGCATCTCCGGTCTGAACACCCTGGCCACGTTCGCCCCGCCGCCGCAGCAGAAGATCGCCACGAAGAAGGCGCCGAAGACCGGCGCCGTGCCGCGCACCGGCGCCGCACCGGCGCAGAACCAGTACTGCTCGGACTTCTGGGGTCAGAACCTCGCGGTCACCGGCAAGAAGTACCCGAACATGTCCAACGTGCAGTGCCCGCTGCCCCCGCAGGCGGCGGTCAGCCTCTACGGCATGCAGGGCGCGGCCAACGCGACCCCGACCCTCGGCATCCTGCTGTGGGGCGACGACCCCAACGCGGTGACCAACGCCAACGTGCTGGCCAAGGCGACCAACTCGCCGCCGCTGACCACCTACTCCAAGGTGGTGGAGCGGCCGAACAACAACATGAACCGGTGCGAGGACGGCAGCGGCGAGCAGAACCTCGACGTGCAGTCGACGCACGCGATCGCGCCGAAGGCGAACATCCGCTATTACGGCGCCGCGAGCTGTGCCTTCTCCGACACGACCGCGAGCCTGGCGAAGGCGGTCAACGAGCACAAGGTGACCACGATGTCGCTGTCGTTCGGTGCCCCGGAGAAGCTCGTCGACTCGGCGTCGCTCTCCGGTTTCAACCGGGTCGCGCAGCAGGCCACGCTCACCGGCATCTCGGTCGTGGTGTGCAGCATGGACAGCGGTGACTACTCGACCGACCCCGGGGTCAAGGTCAAGGGCGTGGCGTTCCCGGCATCGTCGCCGTTCGTCACCGCCGTCGGCGGCACCGCGGTCGGCGTCACGCAGACCGGCGGCCGGCTGTTCACCGTCGGCTGGGAGAGCAAGTGGTGGCGTCAGCCCAACCCGGGCACCACGGCCGGCATGACCCAGACGTATGGCGGCCAGAACTCGATCGGCGCCGGCGGCGGCGTGAGCTCGGCGTTCGCGCAGCCGGGCTGGCAGAAGGGCCGGGTCAAGGGCAGCACGACCATGCGTGCGGTCCCCGACGTCGCGGCGCTCGCCGACCCCCTGACCGGTCTGGCCATCGCCTACGGCCCGTCGGAGGCGGAGATCGCCAACGGTGGCGGCACCAGCCAGGCCGCGCCGCTGGTCGCGGCGATGGTCGGCGCCTCCAAGTCGATCACCAAGCGCAACTTCGGCAACGCCGCACCGATGCTCTACCGGCTCGGCTCCGCCGCTCTGCTCGACGTCACCGGACCGACCGGCACCTACGGCGGCTGGTACGGCACCTGGGACGACGGCGCCCAGCGCATCGCGGGCGTCGGCGACACCCCGGACTCCCTGCGCTTCGGTGCGGGCTGGGACAACGTCACCGGTCTCGGTGAGCCCAAGGGTCAGGCGTTCCTGACCGGGCTCGGCGGCTGA
- a CDS encoding L,D-transpeptidase, whose protein sequence is MTQQGKHGSGDNGAARRLMTSVLGVVVGFLVVALLVFAGVKIFGDRGTTAASPASGSPSAAPAIPVPKVPADVLAKLPRATTEGKVANAPIDLRTASEGRTINIARDLPGFAKPGADPITVIPKSQFGSATWLPVINQRSGWVQVRLPARPNGATAWVPAAGLGMAQTSWSVKVALGAGTITVSKDGTEQGSWPIGQGMAATPTPVGQTFLLGSFVDPKQTFSPVIYALGTHSDTLDTYGGGPGTVAVHGWPTQEGRIGKVSHGCVRVPPAGLAIFAKLPTGTPIDITA, encoded by the coding sequence ATGACGCAGCAGGGCAAGCACGGCTCCGGCGACAACGGTGCGGCACGACGTCTGATGACGTCGGTGCTCGGCGTCGTCGTGGGGTTCCTGGTTGTCGCGTTGCTCGTCTTCGCCGGGGTGAAGATCTTCGGCGACCGCGGCACGACCGCCGCGTCGCCGGCGAGCGGCAGCCCGTCCGCGGCTCCCGCCATACCGGTGCCGAAGGTGCCTGCCGACGTGCTCGCGAAGCTTCCGCGCGCGACCACCGAGGGCAAGGTCGCGAACGCACCGATCGACCTGCGGACCGCGAGCGAGGGACGCACGATCAACATCGCTCGTGACCTGCCTGGTTTTGCCAAGCCGGGCGCGGACCCGATCACGGTGATCCCGAAGTCGCAGTTCGGCAGCGCCACCTGGCTCCCGGTGATAAACCAACGGTCCGGCTGGGTGCAGGTGCGGTTGCCGGCCCGGCCCAACGGCGCCACCGCGTGGGTGCCCGCCGCCGGGCTCGGCATGGCGCAGACCAGTTGGTCGGTCAAGGTCGCACTCGGCGCCGGCACGATCACCGTCAGCAAGGACGGCACCGAGCAGGGCAGCTGGCCGATCGGACAGGGTATGGCGGCCACGCCCACTCCGGTCGGGCAGACGTTCCTGCTCGGCAGTTTCGTCGACCCGAAGCAGACGTTCTCACCGGTGATCTACGCGTTGGGGACCCACTCCGACACGCTCGACACCTACGGCGGGGGGCCGGGCACGGTCGCCGTCCACGGATGGCCGACGCAAGAAGGCCGGATCGGCAAGGTCTCGCACGGATGTGTGCGCGTGCCGCCGGCCGGGTTGGCCATCTTCGCAAAGCTGCCCACGGGCACACCGATAGATATCACTGCATAA
- a CDS encoding L,D-transpeptidase: protein MKSGRPATCLLTGALLLTACGSTTADRAARSAPATSSPAASPAPPAASSSPTSPTTPTTSTPAATQPATPAPRGSSRPALPGATTARGWTTPSSATTPPSVTAPPKPAAAPAGLPVADTYGRVDTAVDLTTSSNGNVAGFGRTTTAYRTPGGPAVARIPATQLGLPTWLPVIGRQAGWLQVRLPTRPNGAVAWVQDAGVTLRHTNWRVQVSLSANTITVYDGSRRVGSWPAGKGLPATPTPVGQTFLLTTFDSPPGSYTPSTFVLGVHSDTLDTYGGGPGTVAVHGWPTAAGRVGAVSHGCVRVPQATLDAFHKLPLGTPVDIAR from the coding sequence ATGAAATCTGGCCGTCCCGCCACCTGCCTGCTCACCGGTGCCCTGCTGCTCACCGCCTGCGGCAGCACGACCGCTGACCGCGCGGCCCGGTCGGCACCGGCAACCTCGTCACCAGCCGCATCGCCGGCTCCGCCAGCAGCGTCGTCGTCCCCGACATCCCCGACAACCCCGACAACATCGACGCCCGCCGCCACACAGCCGGCGACTCCGGCTCCTCGCGGCTCGAGCCGGCCCGCACTGCCGGGCGCGACGACCGCCCGCGGCTGGACCACGCCATCGTCGGCCACCACGCCGCCCTCGGTCACCGCACCGCCGAAGCCGGCAGCCGCCCCGGCCGGCCTGCCGGTCGCCGACACCTACGGCCGCGTCGACACCGCGGTCGACCTCACGACGTCCAGCAACGGCAACGTCGCCGGATTCGGCCGGACCACCACCGCCTACCGCACGCCCGGCGGCCCAGCGGTGGCCCGCATCCCGGCCACCCAGCTCGGACTGCCCACCTGGTTGCCGGTGATCGGCAGGCAGGCCGGCTGGCTGCAGGTGCGGCTGCCGACCAGACCCAACGGTGCCGTCGCGTGGGTGCAGGACGCGGGAGTGACTCTGCGGCATACGAATTGGCGCGTGCAGGTGTCGCTCTCCGCCAACACCATCACCGTGTATGACGGCAGCCGCCGCGTCGGCAGCTGGCCCGCGGGCAAGGGATTGCCCGCGACGCCGACGCCGGTCGGGCAGACATTCCTGCTCACCACATTCGACAGCCCACCCGGCTCCTACACCCCGTCGACGTTCGTGCTCGGCGTCCACTCCGACACCCTCGACACGTATGGCGGGGGCCCCGGCACGGTTGCGGTGCACGGGTGGCCGACGGCCGCGGGCCGGGTCGGAGCCGTGTCGCACGGCTGCGTGCGCGTGCCGCAGGCGACCCTCGATGCGTTCCACAAGCTGCCGCTCGGCACGCCGGTCGACATCGCCCGCTGA